A single window of Aphidius gifuensis isolate YNYX2018 linkage group LG1, ASM1490517v1, whole genome shotgun sequence DNA harbors:
- the LOC122851226 gene encoding odorant receptor 4-like, which yields MDIEIDEKKTWSKDTKYALGLFKYLTKCLGSWPLDCYKSTSLFIFCSVMFIDSVLNHESKNIMKKFAKKARKVFFYQISFCVIGNVGNDCYFFGMAMHLCGQLVTLQLQTKDFGIEMNKNDNGTNHIRNFVKKHKQIMNILDCLKDSFNFILIVQLANNAFSILLMGIQMILNIQSGDNVMAINAIVIILVVIMQLFLYCHAGEELKHHSESLTFALFECSWYNMPIYNVKSILFIMMRTSKTFNLTAGSIYHINMDTFTKILKAMGSYFSVLQALFIK from the exons atggataTTGAGatagacgaaaaaaaaacttggagtAAAGACACAAAGTATGCGTTGGGTCTATTCAAGTATTTAACAAAATGTCTTGGTAGTTGGCCACTAGACTGTTATAAATCCACttcattgttcattttttgttCAGTTATGTTTATAGAC TCAGTATTAAATCATGAGagcaaaaatataatgaagaaatttgctaaaaaagcaagaaaagtttttttttatcaa ATTTCATTTTGTGTTATTGGTAATGTTGGTAacgattgttatttttttggcatGGCAATGCATCTGTGTGGTCAACTTGTAACATTACAGTTGCAAACTAAAGATTTTGGAATTGAGATGAATAAGAATGATAATGGTACAAATCATATTagaaattttgttaaaaaacataaacaaatcATGAATATTTTGGATTGTTTGAAAGATTCATTTAACTTCATCTTAATTGTACAACTAGCGAATAAtgcattttcaatattattgatgg GTATTCAAATGATATTAAACATACAATCAGGTGATAATGTCATGGCAATTAATGCAATTGTGATAATTTTGGTAGTAATTATGCAGCTTTTTTTATACTGTCATGCGGGTGAAGAACTTAAACATCATTCGGAAAGCTTAACATTTGCTTTATTCGAATGTTCTTGGTATAATATGCCGATTTATAATGTTAAAAGTATTCTATTTATTATGATGAGAACATCCAAAACATTCAATTTGACAGCTGGAAGTATCTATCATATTAATATGGatacatttacaaaaattctCAAAGCAATGGGTTCATATTTCTCGGTTTTACAAGCATTGTTTATTAAGTAA
- the LOC122851144 gene encoding serpin B5-like has product MSLDFLKILLETQTGNFISSPFSVSQLLMILSTGSRGGTKHQFEKVLHIKPADTFEHGSLDFTSKWDKNILSMANKIYINDRYTIRKQFIDNTLFSKKGESMG; this is encoded by the exons ATGTCTCTTGATTTTCTCAAA attttactGGAAACCCAaactggtaattttatttcttcaccaTTTAGTGTTTCTCAATTGTTAATGATTCTTTCAACTGGATCACGAGGTGGAACAAAACatcaatttgaaaaagttttacATATTAAACCAGCAGATACCTTCGAACATGGCAGCCTTGATTTTACATCG aagtgggataaaaacattttaagcatggcaaataaaatatacataaatgatCGCTATACAATACGTAAACAATTCATTGATAATACT tTATTCAGCAAAAAAGGTGAATCAATGGgttga